ACGCCATCAATCACGTGCGTGACGCCGTTCTTGGAAATCACGTCGGCGATTTGCACGGTGGCGGGGGCGTCTTTGCCGTTGCCGACCATCACCTTGCCGTCTTTCACCATAATGTGCAGCTTCTCGCCGTTCACGGTGGTCAGCTCCTGGCCATCCTTGAGGTCGGCAGCCACCAGGCGGCCGGGGATGACGTGGTAAGTCAGTACACCCTTGAGCTTGGCGGCGTTGGCGGGGTCTTGCAGGGCGGCCACGGCCGCTTTGGGCAGCTTGTTGAAGGCCGCGTTGGTGGGGGCAAACACGGTGAATGGACCGGTACCTTTTAGGGTTTCAACTAGGCCCGCCTGCTTCACCAGCGACACCAGCGTGCTCACGCTCTTGGCGGCCATCGCGTTGTCCACTATGTCCTTGTCGGCCGTCATGGCCACGCCGTCTACCATCACGCCGCCGGGCTTGGCCATGCGGGCCGAGTCGCCGGCCACGGCGGCTACCGAGTCGGCGGGGTTAGCGGTGCTTTTTTCGGTAGTCGTGGTGGTTTCGGTGGTTTTGTCGCCGCCGCAGCTAGCGAGGCCCAGCGAAAGCGTGAGCGCCGTGGCCAGGGGAAGGAAAATCTTCTTCATGAAAAAAAGGTTGAATGGGGTTTTGGAAAATATCCGGCTAGCCTTACGTAATAGTCAGGCCCCCCGGTTCGGCTTAAACCCTGGCCCGCGGCCGGCTGTTTTACCTTCGCAGCGCCCGGCTA
The genomic region above belongs to Hymenobacter sp. BRD128 and contains:
- a CDS encoding fasciclin domain-containing protein, whose amino-acid sequence is MKKIFLPLATALTLSLGLASCGGDKTTETTTTTEKSTANPADSVAAVAGDSARMAKPGGVMVDGVAMTADKDIVDNAMAAKSVSTLVSLVKQAGLVETLKGTGPFTVFAPTNAAFNKLPKAAVAALQDPANAAKLKGVLTYHVIPGRLVAADLKDGQELTTVNGEKLHIMVKDGKVMVGNGKDAPATVQIADVISKNGVTHVIDGVVLPLAK